From the genome of Kwoniella bestiolae CBS 10118 chromosome 5, complete sequence, one region includes:
- a CDS encoding chaperone DnaK has protein sequence MAYPRKTIRPSRRSTSSSLISKITLFAFVLIAVICFLPVGSQVRAEDKEVDVGTVIGIDLGTTYSCVAVHKGGKVEIIANDQGNRITPSWVAFTEEERLIGDAAKNQASNNPENTVFDAKRLIGRSADDSDVKKDQKHWPFKIVNKGGKPMISVNHKGDLKEFTPEEISAMVLTKMKETAEAYLGHKVTHAVVTVPAYFNDAQRSATKDAGTIAGLTVLRIVNEPTAAAIAYGLDRTGKAESQIIVYDLGGGTFDVSLLSIEDGVFEVLATAGDTHLGGEDFDNRVIDYLVKQYKRKTDVDVSKNNRAMGKLKREVEKAKRTLSSQMSTKIEIEAFEGGNDFSETLTRAKFEELNMDLFRKTMKPVEQVLKDAGVKKEEIDDIVLVGGSTRIPKVQQLLKDYFNGKEPSKGINPDEAVAYGAAVQGGILSGEEGSSGVLLIDVCPLTLGIETTGGVMTKLIGRNSVVPTKKSQIFSTAVDNQPTVRIQVYEGERSMTKDNNILGEFDLNDIPPAPRGVPQIEVTFEIDANGILKVSALDKGTGKSKSITITNDKRRLSAEEIERMVQEAEEFADEDAAVKKRIEAQNSLQNFVYSMKSQVADKEGLGGKLSEDDKETILSAIKEKTEWLEENPTAEAEDYEDQLSELQAAVAPITAKLYGGAGGSSYDDDQQPFSHDEL, from the exons AAAGAGGTGGATGTAGGTACGGTTATTGGTATTGATTTGGGTACAACTTATTCTTGTGTTGC AGTCCACAAAGGTGGAAAAGTAGAAATTATCGCCAACGACCAAGGAAACCGTATCACACCATCATGGGTAGCTTtcacagaggaagaacgattGATCGGTGACGCAGCCAAGAACCAAGCCTCCAACAACCCCGAGAACACCGTATTTGACGCCAAGCGACTGATTGGTAGATCAGCGGATGACTCAGATGtcaagaaggatcaaaaaCACTGGCCCTTCAAGATTGTCAACAAGGGTGGTAAACCCATGATCTCGGTTAACCACAAAGGTGATCTCAAGGAattt ACCCCCGAGGAGATCTCCGCCATGGTATtgaccaagatgaaggagacCGCTGAGGCTTACCTTGGTCACAAGGTCACTCACGCTGTTGTCACTGTTCCTGCGT ACTTCAACGACGCTCAAAGATCTGCTACCAAGGATGCTGGTACCATCGCTGGTCTTACCGTTCTTCGAATTGTCAACGAACCTACCGCCGCTGCTATTG CCTACGGTCTCGACCGAACTGGTAAAGCCGAATCTCAAATCATTGTCTACGATCTCGGAGGTGGTACTTTCGATGTCTCCCTTCTTTCTATCGAAGATGGTGTATTCGAAGTATTGGCTACTGCCGGTGACACTCActtgggtggtgaagattTCGACAACAGAGTCATCGATTACCTCGTCAAGCAATACAAGAGAAAGACCGATGTTGATGTCTCCAAGAACAACAGAGCCATGGGTAAACTTAAGAGAGAGGTCGAGAAGGCCAAGAGAACTTTGTCTTCTCAAATGAGCACCAAGATTGAAATTGAAGCTTTCGAAGGTGGTAACGATTTctcagag ACCCTTACTCGAGCCAAATTCGAAGAACTTAACATGGACCTTTTCCGAAAGACCATGAAACCTGTTGAACAAGTTCTCAAGGATGCTGGtgtcaagaaggaagaaattGACGAT ATCGTTCTTGTCGGTGGATCTACCCGAATCCCCAAGGTTCAACAACTCCTCAAAGATTACTTCAACGGTAAAGAACCTTCCAAGGGTATCAACCCCGACGAAGCTGTTGCCTACGGTGCTGCCGTTCAAGGTGGTATCCTTTCCGGCGAAGAGGGAAGCAGTGGTGTACTTTTGATCGATGTTTGTCCTTTGACTCTTG GTATCGAAACCACTGGTGGTGTCATGACCAAACTCATTGGCCGAAACTCCGTTGTCCCTACCAAGAAATCCCAAATCTTCTCCACCGCTGTCGACAACCAACCTACCGTCCGAATCCAAGTGTACGAAGGTGAACGATCCATGACCAAGGACAACAACATCCTCGGTGAATTCGATCTTAACGATATCCCACCCGCTCCCCGAGGTGTTCCTCAAATCGAAGTCACCTTTGAGATCGACGCCAACGGTATCCTCAAGGTATCCGCTTTAGACAAAGGTACCGGTAAATCCAAgtccatcaccatcaccaacgACAAGCGACGATTGTCCGCTGAAGAGATTGAGCGAATGGTccaagaagctgaagaatTCGCTGATGAGGATGCCGCTGTCAAGAAGAGGATCGAAGCTCAAAACTCGCTCCAGAACTTTGTCTACTCTATGAAATCCCAAGTCGCCGACAAGGAAGGTCTCGGTGGTAAACTGTCTGAAGATGACAAGGAGACCATCCTCTCAGCtatcaaggagaagactGAATGGCTCGAGGAGAACCCTActgccgaagctgaagatTACGAGGATCAATTATCCGAACTTCAAGCTGCTGTTGCT CCTATCACTGCTAAACTCTATGGTGGTGCCGGAGGTTCATCATACGATGATGACCAACAACCTTTCAGCCACGATGAGTTGTAA